Proteins encoded in a region of the Bactrocera tryoni isolate S06 chromosome 4, CSIRO_BtryS06_freeze2, whole genome shotgun sequence genome:
- the LOC120775148 gene encoding probable phospholipid-transporting ATPase IF isoform X1, translating to MNFVGRHDHLAGGYRRVNTATYGFPLFSNTDESKTFVKDSLSWKWHKGSRVSTINDWLQIKIGGDEEVKKKKGRQQLNRIKSTKYTLITFLPQNLLEQFRRIANFYFLIMTIISLVIDSPVSPLTSLLPLVFVIAVTAAKQGYEDFLRYRTDNVVNRAPVTVIRNGVEANIQSQYVCPGDLVVVERDCDVPCDLVLLRSTDPHGKCFITTANLDGESNLKTLMVPRDLPLVDINQLHKLGVIECESPKTDLYSFNGKIELAGGEGRVLPLSTDNVLLRGSRVKNTECVIGCAVYTGMTTKLQLNSRLTRNKSASSEIYVNRFLVVVLMLMIAIVTMLYFFKRYEEIFVIPKLAYLGPAADGYSVKQFLQDYLSFLILFNYLIPISLYVTIELQRGISGLFMEWDLQLYDEATDEHFIVNTSNLNEELGQINILFSDKTGTLTKNEMVFQQCSINGRKYTFKKTRLLEDGSGALVDINKFNKDQRVFFEALAICHTVQVAGESNADAAYEIETPDKEVNGKSGLAKMYSISDITEESHNSSRQSGVDSDHSQTLETSLSNNPDGTKTEGIVSNSIMNMSNGTDLSRSNGTNGANMTSDVNPLLNEANKEEKRKRPLIVKRSPNFTRASSRIHPAPMGNDGQFSIEMVNRATNANLLATPGSRPTSLPFTRSTSAIDLPDLAVAPSPTGHKRSHSYGAQNAYLTPPVQQGGVVIRTASNVSRESYAAPNFQRQPTLLLRAESQRRKNEIEQVVHILDYQASSPDEKALVEASANLGLVYMGDDDEVLRIRVVPPHLDYSRPFNVGKVNEIRFNRLHVLEFTSDRKRMSVIVKDENGTKWIYTKGAESYVFPLCANNQANNVSRTDAHISDFARQGLRTLAVARRRVGDDEYRTFIDEVNVANSSLENRKELLDQSYAKIECNLELLGATAVEDALQDDVADTLISLQKAGIKIWVLTGDKVETALNIALSCGHIPPDAIKYFIIDCRSKEDMMVHLNALDREIIFGIGAQCALLIDGKSLSIALSETPEMFRDIAIKCTAVLCCRLSPLQKSEVVALIRTSSEDYTTAAVGDGANDVSMIQEAHVGLGIMGKEGRQAARCADFSFAKFSMLKRLILVHGHYHTTRLSLLVLYFFYKNIVFMGIIFLFQFYALFSTQSVYDSLFLTLYNVIYTSLPILFISLTEKAYSEETLLKQPELYKKNINNKGLHWQYFIGWILFAVYHTLITYYFTYYVFSTNNILLNVGQPAEFSCFGTLLIEIVVVVVNLKLMLQSKYLSYWYIATILGSIVTFMITTVIYNVIDFDYDTDIYWAYNKLLCSLPVWLFTIITVIACLLPDYVIRIIPRVINFPKHFRFFPNAGRLMMRRNMQTTHL from the exons GGTTCCCGTGTGAGTACAATTAATGATTGGCTACAAATCAAAATTGGCGGCGATGAGGAAGTGAAGAAGAAAAAGGGCCGGCAGCAATTAAACCGCATCAAATCCACAAAATATACACTAATTACATTCCTGCCACAAAATCTGCTCGAACAGTTTCGACGTATAGCGAATTTTTACTTTCTAATTATGACTATCATATCACTCGTAATCG aCAGCCCGGTCTCTCCGCTGACATCATTGCTACCGCTAGTTTTTGTGATCGCAGTGACTGCCGCTAAGCAGGGCTATGAAGATTTCTTACGGTACAGAACCGATAATGTTGTAAATCGTGCGCCAG TGACAGTCATACGTAACGGAGTGGAAGCAAATATTCAATCGCAATATGTCTGCCCAGGCGACTTGGTGGTGGTGGAGCGCGATTGTGATGTGCCCTGCGATTTGGTGTTATTGCGTAGCACCGATCCACACGGCAAATGTTTTATAACGACCGCCAACTTGGATGGTGAATCCAATTTGAAGACTTTGATGGTGCCACGTGATTTGCCGTTGGTCGATATAAACCAGCTGCACAAATTGGGCGTCATCGAGTGTGAGAGTCCTAAGACTGATCTGTATAGTTTCAATGGTAAGATAGAACTGGCCGGTGGCGAGGGGCGCGTGCTGCCGCTTTCAACCGACAATGTGCTGTTGCGTGGCTCACGCGTCAAGAATACCGAATGCGTTATTGGGTGTGCCGTGTACACGGGCATGACTACCAAGCTGCAGCTGAACAGTCGGCTAACGCGCAATAAGTCTGCCTCTAGTGAGATATACGTGAATCGTTTCTTGGTCGTGGTGCTGATGTTGATGATAGCAATCGTTACTATGTTATACTTCTTCAAACG TTATGAAGAGATCTTTGTGATACCTAAGCTTGCATATTTGGGTCCTGCTGCTGACGGCTACAGTGTCAAGCAATTCCTACAGGATTACCTGTCTTTCTTGATACTTTTTAATTACCTCATTCCAATATCGCTGTATGTAACCATTGAGCTGCAACGTGGTATTAGTGGATTGTTCATGGAGTGGGATCTTCAATTGTATGATGAAGCAACCGACGAACATTTTATAGTAAACACTTCCaatttaaatgaagaacttGGTCAGATCAACATTTTGTTTTCGGATAAGACCGGCACATTAACGAAAAACGAAATGGTTTTCCAACAGTGCTCGATAAATGGACGAAAATATACCTTTAAAAAGACACGGTTGCTGGAAGATGGCAGCGGCGCATTGGTAGATATAAACAAGTTCAAC AAAGACCAAAGAGTTTTCTTTGAAGCATTGGCTATATGTCACACCGTTCAAGTAGCAGGGGAATCAAACGCTGATGCTGCCTATGAAATTGAAACACCCGACAAAGAAGTTAATGGCAAGAGTGGACTGGCAAAAATGTACTCTATTTCCGATATCACCGAGGAGAGTCATAATTCCAGTCGACAGAGTGGTGTAGATTCCGATCATTCGCAAACATTGGAAACAAGCCTATCCAATAATCCTGATGGAACAAAAACTGAGGGCATCGTCTCCAATAGCATTATGAACATGTCCAACGGTACAGATTTAAGTCGTTCGAATGGTACGAATGGTGCAAATATGACATCTGACGTCAATCCGCTGCTTAACGAAGCAAATAAAGAAGAGAAACGCAAACGACCGCTAATTGTCAAACGAAGCCCAAATTTTACGCGCGCCTCCTCCAGAATACATCCAGCGCCAATGGGAAATGACGGACAGTTCTCTATAGAAATGGTGAACCGCGCCACTAATGCAAATTTGCTAGCAACACCCGGTTCACGACCCACTTCATTACCGTTCACACGTTCTACATCAGCCATCGATTTGCCAGATCTAGCAGTTGCACCCTCACCGACAGGACACAAGCGATCGCATTCTTATGGCGCACAAAATGCATATTTAACACCACCAG TGCAACAAGGCGGAGTTGTCATACGCACAGCCAGTAATGTGTCGCGTGAGTCTTATGCAGCACCTAACTTTCAACGTCAACCAACCTTGCTGTTGCGTGCGGAGTCACAGCGTCGCAAGAATGAGATCGAACAAGTTGTGCA CATCCTCGACTACCAAGCCTCAAGTCCAGACGAAAAGGCGCTCGTTGAGGCTTCCGCCAATCTGGGGCTCGTTTATATGGGTGATGATGACGAGGTCTTACGAATACGTGTCGTACCTCCACATTTGGATTATTCACGACCCTTTAACGTTGGTAAAGTCAACGAAATACGTTTCAATCGCTTGCACGTGCTGGAATTCACTTCTGATCGTAAACGTATGAGTGTGATTGTGAAAGACGAGAACGGCACCAAATGGATTTACACAAAAGGTGCAGAAAGTTATGTGTTCCCGCTTTGTGCCAACAATCAGGCAAACAATGTGTCGCGAACCGATGCACACATAAGCGATTTCGCAAGGCAAGGTCTGCGTACATTGGCCGTAGCGAGGCGACGGGTTGGTGATGACGAGTACCGCACCTTCATCGACGAAGTGAATGTGGCAAACAGTTCGTTGGAAAATCGAAAGGAGTTGTTAGACCAGAGCTATGCCAAAATCGAGTGCA ATCTCGAGTTACTGGGTGCCACCGCCGTTGAAGATGCCTTACAAGACGATGTCGCTGACACACTGATCTCACTGCAAAAAGCCGGTATCAAAATTTGGGTGTTAACCGGTGATAAGGTCGAAACGGCACTTAACATAGCGTTGTCTTGTGGTCATATACCACCTGACGCTATCAAGTATTTTATAATCGATTGTAGATCGAAGGAGGATATGATGGTGCACTTGAATGCATTGGATCGTGAAATTATTTTCGGGATTGGTGCACAGTGTGCGCTACTAATCGATGGAAAGAGTTTAAGTATCGCATTGAGTGAGACGCCAGAGATGTTCCGCGATATAGCAATCAAATGCACGGCAGTACTTTGTTGCCGCTTAAGTCCATTGCAGAAGAGTGAAGTAGTAGCTTTAATTAGAACTTCGTCGGAGGATTACACAACGGCTGCCGTGGGCGATGGTGCAAATGATGTGTCAATGATCCAGGAGGCACATGTGGGACTTGGCATCATGGGCAAAGAGGGTCGACAAGCGGCACGCTGTGCTGATTTTTCTTTCGCCAAATTTTCTATGCTGAAACGCTTAATACTAGTACATGGACATTATCATACGACGCGCCTGTCGCTCTTAGTGCTTTATTTcttctataaaaatattgtatttatggGTATAATATTCCTGTTTCAATTTTATGCGCTCTTTTCAACGCAATCCGTGTACGACTCTCTGTTTCTGACTCTATACAATGTGATCTATACTTCGTTGCCGATTCTATTTATTTCTCTTACGGAGAAAGCTTACAGCGAGGAAACGCTTTTGAA GCAACCagaactttataaaaaaaatataaacaacaagGGACTTCACTGGCAGTACTTCATCGGTTGGATACTTTTTGCCGTATACCACACATTGATCACTTACTACTTCACTTACTATGTGTTTTCCACAAACAATATTCTACTAAATGTTGGCCAGCCGGCGGAGTTTTCTTGCTTTGGCACTTTGCTCATTGAgatcgttgttgttgtggtcaACTTAAAACTGATGCTACAGTCCAAGTACCTGAGTTATTGGTATATAGCGACGATTTTGGGCTCCATTGTGACGTTCATGATAACTACTGTTATCTATAACGTAATTGACTT CGACTACGACACCGATATCTATTGGGCATATAACAAACTGCTTTGTTCGCTACCCGTTTGGCTGTTCACTATAATCACAGTTATTGCTTGCCTGTTGCCGGATTATGTAATAAGAATTATACCGAGAGTGATTAATTTCCCGAAACACTTTCGCTTTTTTCCGAACGCGGGACGTTTAATGATGCGACGTAACATGCAAACGACACATTTATGA